A single genomic interval of Luteolibacter arcticus harbors:
- a CDS encoding IclR family transcriptional regulator, with product MTNESDWENSADNPRARYIVPNLDRALVMLELLSSRPEGINVSDLGVELKIPKNSAFRIAVTLENRGFLEKVEGTKRYRLTPRLLVLGAMSVTDANLFEKSIDVMRRLRDATGETALLGTMIDTEGVVLDQALGTHHFKFAVDAGTRFCLHTAAPGKAMLAGLPEEERIQRVMRMKLPRFTPNTITTHEEFLNHLKEVAVRGYGFDLAEEMEGQTCIGAAIRGATGGVIAALWITAPSSRIPDTQLDSFGAVVKAHADEISSRFGAVLSQIA from the coding sequence ATGACAAACGAATCTGACTGGGAGAACAGCGCCGACAACCCTCGCGCGCGATATATTGTACCAAACCTCGACCGTGCACTCGTGATGCTGGAGCTGCTGAGCTCCCGTCCCGAGGGGATCAACGTGAGTGACTTGGGCGTCGAACTCAAGATCCCGAAGAACAGCGCATTCCGCATCGCGGTGACGCTCGAGAACCGCGGCTTCTTGGAGAAAGTCGAAGGCACCAAGCGCTACCGCCTGACGCCGCGCCTGCTGGTGCTCGGTGCGATGTCGGTGACCGACGCGAACCTTTTCGAGAAGTCGATCGACGTGATGCGCCGCCTGCGCGACGCGACCGGCGAGACCGCGCTGCTCGGCACGATGATCGATACCGAAGGCGTGGTGCTCGACCAAGCGCTCGGCACCCACCACTTCAAGTTCGCGGTCGATGCCGGCACGCGCTTCTGCCTGCACACCGCCGCGCCGGGCAAGGCGATGCTGGCGGGCCTGCCGGAGGAAGAGCGCATCCAGCGCGTGATGCGGATGAAGCTGCCTCGCTTCACCCCGAACACGATCACCACCCACGAGGAATTCCTGAACCACCTCAAAGAAGTTGCGGTACGGGGATACGGGTTCGACCTTGCGGAAGAAATGGAAGGCCAGACCTGCATCGGGGCTGCGATCCGTGGTGCCACCGGCGGCGTGATCGCGGCGCTGTGGATCACCGCGCCGTCTTCGCGGATTCCGGATACCCAGCTCGATTCCTTCGGAGCCGTGGTAAAAGCCCACGCGGATGAAATTTCCAGCCGCTTCGGGGCCGTTCTGTCCCAGATTGCATGA
- a CDS encoding DUF1553 domain-containing protein, whose amino-acid sequence MRYSLVIGLGALTLAASPLGAVETEGVEFFRNEVKPILEQNCFKCHGGLDEKGHPKVRGGLQLISRKGLMKGGAHGAAFNETDPAKSIILEALSYQNEDLQMPPRGKLPDEDQEKITRWLEMGAPWTPEDADVLVEIHDPLAGVTEVNEKTKAHWSYKPMERPEPPKVSDPAWAVNPVDAFVLAKLDEKGLKPVGEASKAALLRRLSYDLTGLPPSLEEIKSFEADASPDAWSKQVDRLLATPQYGEKWARHWLDIVRYAESNGFERDNEKPFVWRYRDYVIRSFNDDKPYDRFVAEQIAGDELPDKTADSQIATGMLRLMAWDDEPADRKQHFFDVLDDNVRTVTEGFLAMTAGCARCHDHKGDPIPQSDYFKFTSFFRGIEPMGQGGKQTQFIHSPELAENRDLQLTELGAEEKRIREWMAKCEEGALTNVQRTNPEVAARVSNLTATDRWLVTDARLRPTNWFYTTKPPEEDWSAVGFRAERANWQQGPAGFGTAAPGVQARTVWTGQDIWLQTTFGLETIPKSVLLHLYHDENIEIYLNGQPVLRREHHVADYERITASREFMSALQTGRNVLSVHVHQTAGGQFFDLGLEIDAVTPSDLVLNRQYRSVSRKDRETYRRGQARLEEIENLKRSPGIEAMVVTEGGPVPPPTHIHLRGSAHAEGDEVQPGFPAIWGGEVAAVTPPAADAKTSGRRLALAKWMTRPDNPRTSRVMVNRIWQHHFGRGLSPTPNDFGYLGTAPTHPELLDWLATEFVARGWSVKAMHRLLLNSKVYRLSIASDTKEAAADPANDLFWRFNPRRLGAEELRDSILLSTGELNLEMKGPSIFIPMPEEVLATSSTKGGKWGNSPPDQANRRSVYVKIKRSLQPPMFTDFDLADTDTTCPVRFTTTVPTQALAMMNSEFIHDKATALAKRLDSEHPGDLQAQVKRAFELVVSRQPDEGEVIRSLAFINKLKTDSKLAPEMALQRFAVAVFSFNEFFYLD is encoded by the coding sequence ATGAGGTACTCGCTGGTCATCGGTCTCGGCGCATTGACCCTCGCCGCGTCCCCTCTGGGAGCGGTGGAGACCGAGGGCGTGGAGTTCTTTCGCAACGAGGTGAAGCCGATCCTGGAGCAGAACTGCTTCAAGTGCCACGGCGGCCTCGATGAAAAGGGCCACCCCAAGGTCCGCGGCGGACTCCAGCTCATCAGCCGCAAGGGCCTGATGAAAGGGGGCGCGCATGGCGCGGCATTCAACGAGACCGACCCGGCGAAGAGCATCATTCTGGAAGCTCTCTCGTACCAGAATGAGGACCTGCAGATGCCGCCACGCGGCAAATTGCCAGATGAGGATCAGGAAAAGATCACCCGCTGGCTGGAAATGGGAGCGCCGTGGACGCCGGAAGATGCCGACGTCCTGGTGGAAATCCACGACCCGCTCGCCGGGGTGACCGAGGTCAACGAGAAGACCAAGGCGCACTGGTCCTACAAGCCGATGGAGCGGCCCGAGCCGCCGAAGGTCTCCGACCCGGCATGGGCAGTGAACCCGGTGGATGCCTTCGTCCTCGCCAAGCTGGATGAGAAGGGGCTGAAACCGGTCGGCGAAGCGTCGAAGGCGGCGTTGCTACGACGTTTGTCGTATGACTTGACCGGACTGCCGCCATCGCTGGAGGAGATCAAGTCGTTCGAGGCGGATGCCTCGCCCGATGCGTGGAGCAAGCAAGTGGACCGCTTGCTCGCCACCCCGCAGTATGGCGAGAAGTGGGCGCGCCACTGGCTGGATATCGTCCGCTACGCCGAGTCGAATGGCTTCGAGCGGGACAACGAGAAGCCCTTCGTCTGGCGCTACCGCGACTACGTCATCCGCAGCTTCAACGACGACAAGCCTTACGACCGTTTCGTGGCCGAGCAGATCGCCGGCGACGAATTGCCCGACAAGACCGCCGACTCGCAGATCGCCACCGGGATGCTGCGCCTGATGGCGTGGGACGACGAGCCGGCTGATCGCAAGCAGCACTTCTTTGATGTGCTCGATGACAATGTCCGCACCGTCACCGAGGGCTTCCTCGCGATGACCGCGGGTTGCGCCCGTTGCCACGATCACAAGGGCGACCCGATCCCGCAATCGGACTACTTCAAGTTCACGTCCTTCTTCCGCGGCATCGAGCCGATGGGGCAGGGGGGCAAGCAGACGCAATTCATCCACTCTCCCGAACTTGCGGAAAACCGCGACCTGCAGCTTACCGAACTCGGTGCTGAGGAAAAGCGGATCCGCGAGTGGATGGCGAAGTGCGAGGAAGGCGCCCTCACGAATGTCCAGCGCACCAATCCGGAAGTTGCCGCGCGGGTGAGCAACCTGACCGCGACGGACCGCTGGCTCGTCACCGATGCCCGGTTGCGCCCGACGAATTGGTTCTACACGACCAAGCCGCCGGAGGAAGACTGGTCGGCGGTCGGGTTCCGCGCCGAGCGTGCGAATTGGCAGCAGGGTCCCGCCGGCTTTGGCACCGCCGCTCCCGGAGTGCAGGCCCGCACCGTGTGGACCGGCCAGGACATCTGGCTGCAAACCACCTTCGGCCTCGAAACGATTCCGAAGTCGGTGCTGCTGCATCTCTACCACGACGAGAACATCGAGATTTATCTCAACGGCCAGCCGGTGCTCCGTCGCGAGCATCACGTGGCCGACTACGAGCGCATCACCGCATCGCGCGAGTTCATGTCGGCACTCCAGACCGGTCGCAACGTGCTGTCCGTGCATGTCCACCAGACCGCGGGCGGACAGTTCTTTGACCTCGGCTTGGAGATCGATGCTGTCACCCCGTCCGACCTGGTGCTCAATCGTCAGTATCGCTCGGTCAGCCGCAAGGATCGCGAAACCTACCGCCGTGGCCAGGCCCGGTTGGAAGAGATCGAGAACTTGAAAAGGTCGCCGGGTATCGAGGCGATGGTGGTCACGGAAGGCGGCCCGGTGCCGCCGCCGACGCACATCCATCTGCGCGGCAGTGCCCATGCCGAGGGCGATGAAGTTCAGCCCGGCTTTCCCGCGATCTGGGGTGGCGAGGTGGCCGCGGTGACACCGCCCGCCGCCGACGCCAAGACCAGTGGCCGGCGTCTCGCGCTGGCGAAGTGGATGACCCGTCCCGACAATCCGCGGACCTCGCGGGTGATGGTGAACCGCATCTGGCAGCACCATTTCGGTCGCGGCCTGAGCCCGACGCCGAATGACTTCGGCTATCTCGGCACCGCGCCGACGCATCCCGAACTGCTGGATTGGCTCGCCACCGAGTTCGTCGCGAGGGGCTGGAGCGTGAAGGCAATGCATCGCCTGCTGCTGAACTCCAAGGTCTATCGGCTTTCAATCGCATCCGACACCAAGGAAGCCGCGGCCGATCCTGCCAATGATCTGTTCTGGCGCTTCAATCCGCGCCGCCTCGGGGCGGAGGAATTGCGCGACTCCATCCTACTGAGCACCGGCGAGCTGAACTTGGAAATGAAAGGTCCCAGCATCTTCATCCCGATGCCGGAGGAAGTGCTCGCGACCTCTTCGACCAAGGGTGGCAAGTGGGGCAACAGTCCGCCGGACCAGGCGAACCGCCGCAGCGTTTACGTGAAGATCAAGCGCTCGCTGCAGCCGCCGATGTTTACCGACTTCGACCTCGCCGACACCGATACAACCTGTCCGGTGCGATTCACCACGACCGTGCCGACGCAGGCGCTGGCGATGATGAACAGCGAGTTCATCCACGACAAGGCAACCGCCTTGGCCAAGCGCCTCGATAGCGAGCATCCCGGCGACCTCCAGGCCCAGGTGAAGCGCGCCTTCGAGCTCGTGGTCTCGCGCCAGCCGGATGAGGGCGAAGTCATCCGCTCGCTCGCCTTCATCAACAAGCTCAAGACCGACAGCAAGCTCGCGCCGGAGATGGCGTTGCAGCGCTTCGCCGTCGCCGTCTTCAGCTTCAACGAATTCTTCTATCTCGACTAG
- a CDS encoding DUF1501 domain-containing protein, with amino-acid sequence MILRPPTGNFCGRVHRREFIHQIGGGFTSLALAGMLSRDGAFAAEAGYDNPLAPKQPQLPAKAKSVIFLFMYGGPSHMDTFDYKPKMYPLDGKTIPVKTFGRGGKKNEGRVVGPKWKFRQYGESGKWVSELFPNIGGCVDDIAFIHSMTADSPIHGSAMLMMNSGSLLTGKPSLGSWINYGLGSLNENLPGYVVMLDKTGGPISGAKNWSSGYMPASYQGVVFRSQGNPILNLQNRPGMDRVQQRSMLDFLGDINQSHLKGREHNSDLAARIASYELAYRMQATAPEAIDVESEPEHIKKLYGMDGGRTDDFARKCILARRLVERGTRFIQIYSGGAHNDDNWDAHGDLVKNHEYHAGNTDKPIAGLLQDLKQRGLLDETLVIWGGEFGRQPTAEYAEGTGRDHNAYGFTTWMAGGGIKGGTSFGETDELGGEAVKDRVQVKNLHATVLQQMGLDPNHLTYFYGGLDQKLVGVEGADPIQELIA; translated from the coding sequence ATGATCCTGCGCCCACCCACTGGCAACTTCTGCGGTCGCGTCCATCGCCGTGAGTTCATCCACCAGATCGGTGGCGGATTCACCTCGCTGGCGCTTGCCGGCATGCTGTCGCGCGACGGGGCTTTCGCGGCTGAGGCGGGCTACGACAACCCGCTCGCGCCGAAGCAGCCGCAGCTTCCGGCCAAGGCGAAGTCGGTGATCTTCCTCTTCATGTATGGCGGCCCGAGCCACATGGATACCTTCGACTACAAGCCGAAGATGTATCCGCTCGATGGCAAGACCATCCCGGTCAAGACCTTCGGCCGCGGTGGCAAGAAGAACGAGGGCCGGGTGGTTGGTCCGAAGTGGAAGTTCCGCCAATACGGCGAGTCCGGCAAATGGGTGTCGGAGCTCTTTCCGAACATCGGCGGCTGTGTCGATGACATCGCCTTCATCCACTCGATGACGGCGGACTCGCCGATCCACGGCTCGGCGATGCTGATGATGAACAGCGGCTCGCTGCTCACCGGCAAGCCGTCGCTTGGATCGTGGATCAACTACGGCCTCGGCTCGCTCAATGAGAACCTGCCCGGGTATGTGGTGATGCTGGACAAGACCGGCGGCCCAATCTCCGGCGCCAAGAACTGGAGCAGCGGCTACATGCCCGCGAGCTACCAGGGCGTGGTCTTCCGTTCGCAGGGGAATCCGATTCTCAACCTGCAGAATCGCCCGGGCATGGATCGCGTCCAGCAGCGCTCGATGCTCGATTTCCTGGGTGACATCAACCAGTCCCACCTCAAGGGCCGCGAGCATAACAGCGACCTCGCCGCGCGCATCGCCTCCTACGAACTCGCCTACCGCATGCAGGCGACCGCGCCGGAAGCCATCGATGTCGAAAGCGAGCCGGAGCATATCAAGAAGCTCTACGGCATGGACGGCGGTCGCACGGATGACTTCGCGCGGAAGTGCATCCTCGCACGCCGCCTCGTCGAGCGCGGTACCCGTTTCATCCAGATCTATTCCGGTGGCGCGCACAATGACGACAACTGGGATGCCCACGGCGACCTGGTGAAGAATCACGAGTACCACGCTGGCAACACCGACAAGCCGATCGCCGGTCTGCTGCAGGATCTGAAGCAGCGCGGCTTGCTGGATGAAACGCTGGTCATCTGGGGTGGCGAATTTGGCCGTCAGCCGACCGCGGAGTATGCCGAAGGCACCGGCCGCGACCACAATGCCTACGGCTTCACCACCTGGATGGCCGGTGGCGGGATCAAGGGTGGCACCAGCTTCGGCGAGACCGACGAGCTAGGCGGCGAGGCGGTGAAGGACCGCGTGCAGGTGAAGAACCTCCACGCCACGGTGCTCCAGCAGATGGGGCTGGATCCGAACCACCTGACGTATTTCTACGGTGGGCTGGATCAGAAGCTCGTCGGGGTGGAAGGGGCGGATCCGATTCAGGAGCTGATTGCTTGA
- a CDS encoding 4-alpha-glucanotransferase — protein sequence MPASLPGMSVRLAGLLLPAFTPRRDGDLGIGDTRALKQWIDRCAANGIGFLQLLPLNETGGDDSPYNAISSVALEPLFLTMELGEIPGLEVADIEAAREELGEILHADSVNYPAVRKAKRTLLEKAWKRFHAGPGDVAFFRFQREEKAWLENYCIYRWLMDEAGGSEAWDYWPEPMQSVEGALAHLTARKAADGAGVDERLDYYAWVQWLCFLQWCSVREHADHKGVKLMGDIPIGVSRYSADVFFNREDFDLDWCGGAPPERMFKYDRFIQQWGQNWGIPLYRWDRMEAEDFPWWRQRISMLADIFHIFRIDHVLGFYRIYSFPWLPQRNAEFLDLTEDQAIELTGGPLPGWNPRPDDTPEHQAANRFDGDVRLRMVIEASHGAAVVGEDLGCVPEYVRPHLASLDVAGFRVPHWDADGEGHVIMPEDLPECSFATYATHDHDSLPAMWENFRALAADEEADDGERHGATNNLRLMAEFAGIEPDQPYDASVKEALFKALLDSRSRYAAIMITDLCDLTDRINSPGTVGPRNWSFRLPESLESVAEAELAKLRPWIHEAKRC from the coding sequence ATGCCTGCCAGCCTCCCCGGCATGTCCGTTCGCCTCGCCGGCCTCCTCCTGCCCGCCTTCACGCCCCGCCGCGACGGGGACCTCGGTATCGGTGATACCCGTGCCTTGAAGCAGTGGATCGACCGCTGCGCGGCGAACGGGATCGGCTTCCTGCAGTTGCTGCCGCTGAATGAAACCGGCGGGGACGACAGCCCTTACAACGCGATCTCCTCGGTAGCGCTCGAGCCGCTGTTTCTCACGATGGAGCTGGGGGAGATTCCCGGCCTCGAAGTGGCGGACATCGAGGCCGCGCGTGAGGAACTCGGCGAGATTCTCCATGCGGACAGTGTGAACTACCCGGCCGTGCGGAAGGCCAAGCGCACGCTGCTAGAGAAGGCATGGAAGCGCTTCCATGCCGGCCCGGGCGATGTGGCTTTCTTCCGCTTCCAGAGGGAGGAGAAGGCATGGCTGGAGAATTACTGCATCTATCGTTGGTTGATGGATGAGGCCGGTGGCTCGGAGGCATGGGACTACTGGCCGGAGCCGATGCAATCGGTCGAGGGCGCGCTGGCTCACCTGACAGCCCGAAAGGCAGCCGATGGCGCGGGGGTGGATGAACGGCTGGATTACTATGCGTGGGTCCAGTGGTTGTGTTTTCTCCAATGGTGTTCGGTACGCGAACATGCCGACCACAAGGGCGTGAAACTGATGGGCGACATCCCTATCGGCGTGAGCCGCTACTCGGCCGACGTGTTCTTCAATCGCGAGGACTTCGACCTCGACTGGTGCGGCGGCGCACCGCCGGAGAGGATGTTCAAATACGATCGCTTCATCCAGCAGTGGGGGCAGAACTGGGGCATCCCGCTTTACCGGTGGGATCGAATGGAAGCCGAGGATTTCCCGTGGTGGCGTCAGCGAATCTCGATGCTAGCCGACATCTTCCACATCTTCCGCATCGATCATGTGCTCGGCTTCTACCGGATTTATTCGTTCCCATGGCTGCCACAGCGGAATGCCGAGTTTCTGGATCTAACCGAGGATCAGGCCATCGAGCTGACCGGCGGACCCTTGCCCGGTTGGAATCCGCGACCGGATGATACGCCAGAGCATCAGGCAGCGAATCGCTTCGATGGCGATGTGCGGCTGCGAATGGTCATCGAGGCTTCGCATGGAGCCGCGGTGGTGGGCGAGGACCTCGGCTGCGTGCCGGAGTATGTGAGGCCGCACCTTGCTTCGCTGGATGTGGCGGGCTTCCGCGTACCGCACTGGGATGCCGATGGTGAGGGCCACGTGATCATGCCAGAGGATCTGCCCGAGTGTTCGTTCGCGACTTACGCGACGCACGATCACGACTCGCTGCCGGCGATGTGGGAGAACTTCCGCGCACTCGCGGCGGACGAGGAGGCGGATGATGGCGAGCGCCATGGCGCGACGAACAACCTGCGGCTGATGGCGGAGTTTGCCGGCATCGAGCCGGACCAACCTTATGACGCGTCGGTGAAGGAGGCATTGTTCAAAGCGTTGTTAGATTCCCGCTCGCGCTATGCGGCGATCATGATCACGGATCTCTGCGACCTCACTGACCGCATCAATTCGCCTGGCACCGTGGGACCGCGCAACTGGAGCTTCCGCCTGCCCGAGTCGCTGGAGAGTGTGGCGGAAGCGGAGCTCGCGAAGCTTCGTCCGTGGATCCACGAAGCGAAGCGCTGTTAG